The DNA segment AGCAAAAATTATCTGCTGTGAAAGTAAAGGGAAGGCTGGAAGGATGAAGAAGCGCCACATGATAGGAATCGGCATGATCCTGGCATTTATCGCCTTCAGCGCTTATTCCTTCCGCACAGCTTTAACTCCCTATGTTACTTTTGCTCAGGCCAGGAACATCAAGGGCAGCGTGCAGGTCCGGGGTATGCTGGTCAGGGATAAAGCAATCGAGGCCAATGGGAACGAGCTGCAATTCATCCTGCGGGATGACACTGGGGAAGAGGTTCCGGTCTATTACCGCGGCCTGATGCATGATGGTCTCGACCGGTCCACAGGGATCGTGGTAATCGGTAAATATAGCGACGGCCGGTTCCTGGCGGATCAGCTGCTGGTAAAATGTCCGTCGAAATATCAGGCTGGCGAAGCAAAGCCATAAGGGGGACGTATGCTGGACATCCAATTGCAGATTTTTAAAACTGTAGTGGAAAAAAAGAGTTTTTCCCTTGCCGCTCAGGAGCTTCATATGGCCCAGTCTTCGGTCAGCCAGCAGGTGCAGAACTTGGAAAAGTACTATGGTGTAAAACTGTTTGACCGGATCCAGCGGCGCATTTATCCTACCGAAGCCGGACTGAGGTTGTATCCCTACGCCAACGAACTTGAGCGTCTATATCATGAAGCGCGTCAGACCATAACCGGGCTGACAGATACTGTTGACGGCAAGCTTCATATCGGGGCCAGCCTGACCATCGGCGAATATCTCATGCCCCGGATGCTGGTCAGGTTCAGTCAGCAATATCCCCAGGTCGAGGTGTCGATGGATGTCGGCAACACAGAACACGTTACCTCCATGGTCATCGCCGGCGGCGTTGATATTGGATTTGTTGAAGGGCCGTTTAATTCCGCCGGCGTTGTCCGATGTCAGCCGTTCTATGGCGATGAACTGGTCGTAATTGCCGCAGTCTCTTATCCGGAACTTCAGGACGAGAACGTTACCGTTACATTGCCCGGTATTTTTAATGAGCGCTGGGTTTTACGGGAATCAGACTCCGGCACGAGAAAGGTGTTTGAACAGTTCATTCAGATATGCGGCTACGGCAGCAACAGCCTGCGGATCGTCATGG comes from the Acetonema longum DSM 6540 genome and includes:
- a CDS encoding cytochrome c maturation protein CcmE, encoding MKKRHMIGIGMILAFIAFSAYSFRTALTPYVTFAQARNIKGSVQVRGMLVRDKAIEANGNELQFILRDDTGEEVPVYYRGLMHDGLDRSTGIVVIGKYSDGRFLADQLLVKCPSKYQAGEAKP
- a CDS encoding selenium metabolism-associated LysR family transcriptional regulator; translated protein: MLDIQLQIFKTVVEKKSFSLAAQELHMAQSSVSQQVQNLEKYYGVKLFDRIQRRIYPTEAGLRLYPYANELERLYHEARQTITGLTDTVDGKLHIGASLTIGEYLMPRMLVRFSQQYPQVEVSMDVGNTEHVTSMVIAGGVDIGFVEGPFNSAGVVRCQPFYGDELVVIAAVSYPELQDENVTVTLPGIFNERWVLRESDSGTRKVFEQFIQICGYGSNSLRIVMELGSTQAVKEAVKAGVGITAVSRLAVEQEIQRGEVRIIPLQEGPVERAFAMISHKEKFKTRVVDRFMKFFTETMRMPGASGRCGDGE